In one window of Paraflavitalea soli DNA:
- the recD gene encoding exodeoxyribonuclease V subunit alpha: MHALNDVHQQFAEYFGIPALKPYAYLLSKKLSEGHICLHLDQLTASADDLPAYYHLLPGGSQSLETLPLVGKNGDDRQPFVLYQNRLYLQRYFRYETGFLQRIRQFLAEEQAQLPQRLALLRQHKAFISRLFSNPGNGSAGASEDLADWPLAAAITGILHNFTIITGGPGTGKTTTVAKILSLLYTTNPALKVALAAPTGKAAARMAESLRQTTLPLEAPILEKFQALHPSTIHRLLKPVAGTHYFRHNQQNPLSYDVVIVDECSMIDVALFAKLLDAIAPGTRLIMLGDKDQLASVEAGSLFGDLCLAQPILNQFSAERLALINEFIEDDRYRLPESHISHQHEHPLFQHLVELRRSHRFTGHTGIGSFSKAVIGNDAAALQQFLPPSRDEQVVIDPLYSNDLFEKFIAGYAAFITEKDISSALKKMNALRVLCAVREGEQGLYAINSRIEKWLDSKKLIQHTVPFYENRPIILTRNYYEHGLFNGDTGIIRANKQGVLMAWFEDSTGTLRSIMPGYLSEAETVFAMTIHKSQGSEFDEVLVILPPIANSPLLTRELLYTAVTRARKRVYLQGSGETILEAAQRVVERASGIAARFQPGSSTLIS, encoded by the coding sequence ATGCATGCGCTCAATGATGTTCACCAACAGTTTGCCGAATATTTTGGGATACCGGCATTGAAGCCTTATGCTTATCTCCTATCTAAAAAACTCAGTGAAGGGCATATCTGTCTGCACCTGGATCAGTTGACTGCCAGCGCTGATGACCTACCAGCTTATTACCATCTTCTACCAGGCGGCAGCCAATCGCTGGAAACCCTCCCACTCGTGGGCAAAAACGGGGACGATCGACAACCTTTTGTGTTGTATCAAAACAGGCTATACCTGCAACGGTATTTCCGGTATGAAACGGGATTCCTGCAACGTATCCGGCAGTTCCTGGCAGAGGAACAAGCGCAACTACCGCAACGGCTGGCATTGCTGCGGCAACACAAAGCATTCATCAGCCGATTGTTTAGCAACCCCGGCAACGGATCTGCGGGAGCGTCTGAAGACCTGGCCGACTGGCCATTGGCGGCGGCCATTACAGGCATCCTCCACAATTTCACGATCATTACAGGCGGTCCCGGTACCGGCAAGACGACTACAGTAGCCAAAATATTATCCTTACTATATACCACGAACCCGGCTTTGAAGGTGGCCCTGGCAGCACCCACGGGTAAGGCAGCTGCCCGCATGGCAGAAAGTCTGCGGCAGACAACGTTGCCACTGGAAGCTCCGATACTGGAAAAATTCCAGGCATTGCATCCCTCTACGATTCACCGTTTGCTTAAACCAGTGGCAGGTACACATTACTTCCGGCACAACCAGCAAAATCCACTGAGTTATGATGTAGTGATCGTAGATGAATGTTCGATGATCGACGTGGCTTTGTTTGCCAAATTGCTGGATGCTATTGCGCCCGGAACCCGGCTGATCATGCTGGGCGATAAGGATCAGCTGGCTTCGGTAGAAGCGGGCAGCTTATTTGGTGATCTCTGTCTGGCCCAACCTATCCTCAATCAATTTTCGGCAGAAAGGCTTGCGCTGATCAATGAGTTTATTGAGGATGACCGTTATCGGCTGCCTGAGAGCCATATCAGCCATCAACATGAGCATCCCTTATTCCAGCACCTGGTAGAATTGCGGCGCAGCCATCGCTTTACAGGACATACGGGCATCGGCTCCTTCAGCAAGGCAGTGATCGGTAATGATGCTGCGGCCTTACAACAATTTCTGCCGCCTTCCAGGGATGAGCAGGTGGTTATTGACCCATTGTATTCGAATGACCTGTTTGAAAAGTTTATAGCAGGCTATGCCGCTTTCATCACCGAGAAAGACATCTCTTCGGCCCTTAAAAAGATGAATGCCCTGCGTGTGCTTTGCGCAGTAAGGGAAGGGGAACAGGGATTGTATGCGATCAACAGCAGGATCGAAAAATGGCTCGACAGCAAAAAGCTCATTCAGCATACGGTTCCTTTTTACGAGAACCGTCCTATTATATTGACGCGTAATTATTATGAACACGGACTGTTCAATGGAGATACAGGTATTATCCGTGCCAATAAACAAGGCGTATTGATGGCCTGGTTTGAAGACAGTACAGGAACGCTCAGGTCGATCATGCCTGGTTATCTGAGTGAAGCCGAAACGGTGTTTGCCATGACCATTCATAAGAGTCAGGGCTCAGAATTTGATGAGGTGCTGGTGATATTGCCGCCAATAGCCAATTCGCCTTTACTTACGCGGGAGCTGTTGTATACGGCGGTGACGCGGGCCCGGAAACGGGTATACCTGCAAGGATCGGGCGAGACGATACTGGAAGCTGCCCAACGGGTAGTAGAAAGAGCTTCGGGTATAGCAGCGCGCTTTCAACCGGGATCATCAACGCTTATTTCTTAA
- a CDS encoding dihydrofolate reductase family protein, with amino-acid sequence MRKIIVSINVTLDGFMAGPRGELDWHFPHWNEEMASFAFEQLCMVDSILLGRVTYQAMASYWPYEANNTAYGRQECSYANMMNNYAKIVFSKSLRTVEWRNTRLVKKDIGKAVMALKEQPGMDMIILGSGSIVSRLMHLGLVDEIVLWVHPVTLGNGIPLFRDMQDRYPLKLLRTKAFSSGVVILYYEKASRQKGIKAMRGKGKLRATSCEPRAEGNES; translated from the coding sequence ATGCGTAAAATAATTGTATCAATAAATGTAACCCTTGACGGCTTTATGGCCGGCCCCCGCGGAGAGCTTGACTGGCATTTTCCACATTGGAATGAAGAAATGGCCAGTTTCGCCTTCGAGCAGTTGTGTATGGTGGACAGCATATTGCTGGGGCGGGTCACCTACCAGGCGATGGCCAGTTACTGGCCTTATGAAGCCAACAATACCGCTTACGGAAGACAGGAATGTTCCTATGCGAATATGATGAATAACTACGCCAAGATCGTATTCTCCAAATCGCTGCGTACGGTGGAATGGAGAAATACCAGGCTGGTGAAAAAAGATATTGGGAAAGCCGTGATGGCGCTGAAAGAACAGCCAGGCATGGATATGATCATACTGGGCAGCGGGAGTATTGTATCGCGCTTAATGCATTTGGGCCTGGTGGATGAGATCGTGTTGTGGGTACACCCCGTAACCCTGGGCAATGGTATTCCGCTTTTCCGGGACATGCAGGATCGCTACCCATTGAAGCTTTTGAGAACAAAGGCTTTCAGTTCGGGTGTGGTGATACTGTATTATGAAAAGGCATCGAGGCAAAAAGGCATAAAGGCAATGAGGGGGAAAGGCAAGCTACGAGCCACGAGCTGTGAGCCGCGAGCGGAAGGCAACGAGTCATAA
- a CDS encoding GlxA family transcriptional regulator, whose protein sequence is MKHISILVPEEAVLTSITDPRMLFAAVNDFLKRAGKEPMFKVELVGLSKEVQLYQGSFTVHTDVLLQDVKKTDLIFIPAIGGDLQVAIEKNKEFYPWIIRQKAQGAEVASLCIGAFLLASTGLLEGRKCSTHWVYANEFRNMFPGITLVDDKIITEEEGLYSSGGANSYWNLLIYLVEKKVGREMAILTSKFFAIEIDRKSQSPFIMFNGQKRHEDEPIKLAQEFIEKNVTEKISVEELAVKFAIGRRHFERRFKKATNNTPVEYIQRVKIEAAKKHLESSRKNVNEVMYEVGYSDTKAFRTVFKKITGLSPIDYKNKYNKEAVVA, encoded by the coding sequence ATGAAACACATATCCATCCTGGTGCCTGAAGAGGCTGTCCTGACAAGTATCACCGACCCCCGCATGTTATTTGCCGCGGTCAACGACTTTTTGAAAAGAGCCGGCAAAGAACCCATGTTTAAAGTGGAACTGGTGGGCCTTTCAAAAGAAGTGCAATTGTACCAGGGCTCCTTTACTGTACATACCGATGTACTGTTGCAGGACGTCAAAAAAACTGACCTGATCTTTATTCCGGCTATCGGCGGTGATCTGCAGGTAGCCATCGAAAAGAATAAAGAGTTTTATCCCTGGATCATTCGCCAGAAAGCCCAGGGCGCCGAAGTGGCCAGCCTTTGCATAGGCGCTTTCCTCCTGGCCTCTACCGGTCTGCTCGAAGGAAGAAAATGCTCTACCCACTGGGTCTATGCCAATGAGTTCCGGAATATGTTTCCCGGGATCACCCTCGTAGATGATAAGATCATTACAGAAGAAGAAGGCCTTTATTCCAGTGGAGGCGCCAATTCTTACTGGAACCTCCTGATATACCTGGTCGAGAAAAAAGTAGGGCGTGAAATGGCCATCCTTACCTCTAAGTTCTTTGCCATAGAAATAGACCGGAAAAGCCAGTCCCCTTTTATTATGTTCAATGGACAGAAGCGCCATGAAGATGAACCCATCAAACTGGCCCAGGAATTCATTGAAAAGAATGTGACTGAAAAAATATCCGTAGAAGAACTGGCCGTAAAGTTTGCGATCGGCCGCCGCCATTTTGAAAGACGTTTTAAAAAGGCCACCAACAATACCCCCGTTGAATACATTCAACGAGTAAAGATCGAAGCAGCCAAAAAACACCTGGAAAGCAGCCGGAAAAATGTCAATGAAGTGATGTATGAAGTAGGGTATTCCGATACCAAGGCCTTCCGCACCGTGTTTAAGAAGATCACCGGCCTTTCGCCCATTGACTACAAGAATAAATACAATAAGGAAGCTGTAGTGGCCTAA
- a CDS encoding adenylate/guanylate cyclase domain-containing protein, whose protein sequence is MNRGTQLKFKQLAVIIVAWMLMGLLMTVYDLLVLLTDNTLGLSDKYSFTVSAVRNVGAGLIGALIGGSLLVFYVNVRYQDKPYGYTILIVCISLLLIVAFISVLMGVILVPIRTGRPLTDPVSWAAFQKFLKDSSHIKAAIFWGFVVGVTQLLLQVNSKFGQGDFWNIIMGRYNTPKEENRIFMFLDLNASTTMAEQLGNENYHALLKDFFADITAPILENKGNIYQYVGDEVVIAWNYEDGKENLQCIRCFFDMKLRIQQLRDKYLHRYGLVPSFKAGMHCGRVIAGEVGIIKRDITYSGDVLNTTSRILDKCGELNEEVIASSDLLSELYSLRNYITRSLGAIKLKGKEKEVMLVALTPA, encoded by the coding sequence GTGAACAGGGGAACTCAACTAAAATTTAAACAACTGGCGGTGATCATTGTAGCCTGGATGCTGATGGGGCTGCTGATGACTGTGTATGACCTGCTGGTATTGCTTACGGATAACACCCTCGGACTTTCGGATAAATATTCTTTTACGGTCTCAGCAGTACGGAATGTGGGTGCCGGATTGATTGGTGCATTGATCGGTGGGAGCCTGCTGGTGTTTTATGTGAATGTAAGATACCAGGACAAGCCTTATGGATATACGATCCTCATAGTGTGTATTTCCTTATTGCTCATAGTTGCTTTTATTTCTGTACTGATGGGTGTGATACTGGTGCCGATACGTACGGGCCGGCCGCTTACAGACCCGGTATCCTGGGCAGCTTTTCAAAAATTCCTGAAGGACAGTTCGCATATCAAGGCAGCTATATTCTGGGGATTTGTTGTAGGGGTTACACAACTGTTGTTACAGGTAAACAGCAAATTTGGCCAGGGCGATTTCTGGAATATCATCATGGGGCGGTACAATACACCGAAGGAAGAGAATAGGATATTCATGTTCCTGGATCTGAACGCCTCTACTACGATGGCTGAGCAATTGGGCAATGAAAATTACCATGCTTTGCTGAAAGACTTTTTTGCAGACATCACTGCGCCGATACTGGAAAACAAGGGGAATATTTATCAATATGTAGGCGATGAGGTAGTGATCGCCTGGAATTACGAGGATGGCAAAGAAAACCTGCAATGTATCCGCTGCTTCTTCGATATGAAGCTGCGTATCCAACAGCTACGGGATAAATACCTCCACCGCTATGGGCTGGTGCCTTCGTTTAAAGCAGGCATGCATTGCGGCAGGGTGATCGCCGGCGAGGTAGGCATTATCAAAAGGGATATTACCTATTCGGGGGATGTGCTGAACACAACCTCCCGCATACTGGACAAATGCGGCGAACTGAACGAAGAGGTGATCGCCTCCTCGGACCTGCTCTCGGAATTGTATTCACTGAGGAATTATATCACCCGTTCATTAGGCGCCATTAAACTCAAAGGCAAAGAGAAAGAGGTTATGCTGGTAGCATTAACACCAGCTTAG
- a CDS encoding ligand-binding sensor domain-containing protein, whose protein sequence is MKSVLAVVIFLLLNCFCFAQRIATTHLLKYTQKDGLPSYNVRKVLQDSKGFIWVGTQDGISRFDGRTFLSYAKSAAPKNKICGVDVREMVEDTTKNLLWVLPAEVGINAISTITGAVVQTAVIPDAGMEDWNISLLKDKELLWIGTSTGVKVFNTSKGVYEKALPLPRPAIAANDFEVRSLVKDAYGNLWAACSGYGILIYSPDSRMIIKSIPLSSFNDHAKSRDIRFYGYATPKAGEILFATNQGLRKINYSSSYAITINNAPCSSIPALNTGSIDCISINKQGGIFLSGEGKLYQFDALLTNYTTLEEPARTWEADWLEAVQCVYQDKENNTWLGCQEGLAFIPHYPSPFRSFNYDKQTNIKLEHVRSIYVSDDKSILAGLRNGLVSIDNTGRQYTKPLKEDLYHHIFQDRQGRIHVARRDGMFIYQHGSITPIATIYPEFKPYAALPVNSHLFLGDSLVVLGTESSNGILLWNTHQKTVRKIEQSDANSPLASSIVNNIYHDQKGRTWVLSDNVISILSPDFTKGDSLTLPEKGTGQHYKLFFDMCEARGHYWIASYGSGIIQLDSSLHIKRVINTASHLSNDGVYQLFNVNNQQLVVTSNNGLSVVDLTDYHVKTYYTNNGLHSNGFEEVAGLMKDGKIYTGGVNGFTIIDPTAFSINLTPPILYIDHIQVRTKDKVLDTSDITLQSLEIGSDAVQTTIYLAGLNFSDPEKVSIDYKINEQHTDWINIGNASSLPLIGMGPGTYHVQLRASNEDGVHSEIKLLTLDFLPTWYETWWFKLLLLLTGLSIIYTVYRLRIAQLRKENEIRSKLASDLHDDLGSTMNSIKVYTNLALMEKQREGYLYKIKESAQEAIVSIRDLIWVLDDSRDSIENLFARIYPFAAPLSEANNIIYKEIVADDAKGYKLGQEEKRNLYMMLKESVNNAVKYSEAQSITISCSLKRGKPVFLVTDDGKGFDLKKENEGNGLKNMQRRAGQIHYHITITSSPGQGTSILLQKMRVA, encoded by the coding sequence ATGAAGTCAGTTTTGGCGGTCGTTATTTTCTTATTATTAAATTGTTTCTGCTTTGCTCAGCGGATAGCCACTACTCACTTATTAAAGTATACGCAAAAGGATGGGCTGCCGAGTTACAATGTGCGCAAAGTTCTCCAGGATTCAAAAGGTTTTATATGGGTGGGTACACAAGACGGGATCAGCCGCTTTGATGGAAGAACTTTTTTAAGTTACGCAAAAAGTGCTGCTCCCAAAAATAAGATATGTGGCGTAGATGTACGGGAGATGGTAGAAGATACGACGAAGAATTTATTATGGGTGCTTCCTGCGGAAGTGGGCATCAATGCCATCAGCACCATCACGGGAGCGGTGGTCCAAACGGCTGTGATACCGGACGCCGGTATGGAAGACTGGAATATCAGCCTGTTGAAAGATAAAGAACTGCTCTGGATCGGCACCTCCACGGGAGTAAAGGTGTTTAATACGAGTAAAGGTGTTTATGAAAAAGCGCTGCCCTTGCCCAGGCCGGCTATCGCTGCCAATGATTTTGAGGTGCGTTCGCTTGTCAAAGATGCCTATGGCAATCTTTGGGCGGCCTGCAGCGGCTATGGTATATTGATCTATTCGCCGGATAGTCGAATGATCATCAAAAGCATCCCACTCTCTTCTTTTAATGACCATGCCAAAAGCCGTGACATACGGTTTTACGGATACGCTACCCCTAAAGCCGGGGAAATATTGTTTGCCACCAACCAGGGATTGAGAAAGATAAATTACTCCTCTTCCTATGCAATAACCATTAACAATGCTCCCTGCAGCAGTATCCCTGCCTTAAATACAGGCAGCATCGATTGCATTTCTATCAACAAACAAGGGGGCATTTTTTTATCGGGAGAAGGCAAACTGTATCAGTTTGATGCATTACTGACGAATTATACAACGCTGGAAGAACCTGCCAGAACATGGGAAGCCGATTGGCTGGAGGCGGTTCAATGTGTATACCAGGACAAGGAAAACAATACCTGGCTTGGCTGTCAGGAAGGGCTGGCTTTTATACCACATTATCCCTCGCCCTTCCGGTCATTCAACTACGACAAGCAAACCAATATCAAACTGGAACATGTAAGATCTATTTATGTGTCGGATGATAAAAGTATCCTCGCCGGGCTACGCAATGGTCTTGTAAGCATTGATAATACGGGCAGGCAGTATACAAAACCGCTGAAAGAGGACCTATACCATCATATTTTCCAGGACAGGCAAGGACGTATTCATGTAGCCAGGCGCGATGGTATGTTTATTTATCAGCATGGTTCCATAACCCCCATTGCAACCATATACCCGGAGTTTAAGCCCTATGCTGCATTGCCGGTAAACAGTCACCTGTTCCTGGGCGATTCGCTGGTGGTATTGGGTACAGAAAGCAGTAATGGCATACTATTGTGGAATACCCATCAAAAGACGGTGCGCAAAATAGAACAAAGTGATGCAAACAGCCCGCTGGCCTCCAGCATCGTCAACAATATCTACCACGACCAGAAAGGCAGGACCTGGGTACTCTCGGACAATGTGATCAGCATCCTCTCGCCCGACTTTACAAAAGGAGACAGCCTCACATTGCCTGAAAAAGGGACGGGGCAGCACTACAAGTTGTTTTTTGATATGTGCGAAGCCAGGGGGCATTACTGGATCGCCTCTTATGGTTCGGGTATTATACAATTGGACTCTTCCCTTCATATTAAAAGGGTGATCAATACAGCAAGCCATTTATCCAACGACGGCGTTTATCAACTATTCAATGTGAACAACCAGCAACTTGTAGTAACCAGTAATAATGGGTTATCGGTGGTTGACCTGACTGATTATCATGTAAAAACCTACTATACAAATAATGGCTTGCATTCAAATGGATTTGAAGAAGTGGCCGGCCTGATGAAAGATGGCAAAATCTATACGGGGGGCGTAAATGGATTTACGATCATTGACCCTACGGCTTTTTCCATCAACCTTACTCCTCCTATCCTTTATATTGATCATATCCAGGTGCGCACCAAAGACAAGGTGCTTGACACGAGTGATATTACTTTACAGTCGCTGGAGATCGGCAGCGATGCTGTACAAACTACCATCTACCTGGCGGGCCTTAATTTCAGTGATCCGGAAAAGGTAAGCATTGACTACAAGATCAATGAGCAACATACTGACTGGATCAATATTGGCAACGCCAGCTCCCTTCCGCTTATTGGGATGGGTCCTGGCACTTACCATGTGCAGCTACGGGCCAGCAATGAAGATGGCGTGCACTCTGAGATAAAACTATTGACGCTTGATTTCCTGCCTACCTGGTATGAGACCTGGTGGTTCAAATTATTGTTATTATTAACAGGCCTCAGCATAATTTATACGGTTTACCGGCTTCGCATCGCCCAGCTCAGGAAGGAGAATGAGATCCGGTCAAAGCTGGCCAGTGACTTGCACGATGACCTGGGAAGCACTATGAATAGCATTAAAGTGTATACGAACCTGGCATTGATGGAAAAACAGCGGGAGGGATATCTTTATAAAATAAAAGAAAGCGCCCAGGAGGCTATTGTAAGCATCAGGGATTTGATATGGGTATTGGATGACAGCCGTGACAGTATCGAAAACCTCTTTGCTCGGATCTACCCATTTGCGGCGCCGCTTAGTGAAGCCAATAATATAATTTATAAAGAGATTGTAGCTGATGACGCCAAAGGCTACAAGCTTGGCCAGGAGGAAAAGAGGAATCTGTATATGATGCTGAAGGAATCGGTGAACAATGCGGTTAAATATTCGGAAGCTCAATCCATCACAATCAGCTGTTCTCTTAAAAGAGGGAAACCGGTCTTCCTGGTGACAGACGATGGAAAAGGCTTTGACCTGAAAAAAGAGAATGAAGGAAACGGCTTAAAGAATATGCAACGGCGGGCCGGGCAGATCCATTATCATATTACGATCACCAGCAGCCCTGGCCAGGGTACTTCTATCCTGCTACAAAAAATGAGGGTTGCCTAA
- a CDS encoding clostripain-related cysteine peptidase — protein MDKKWVIVFLIYADFRTKESFSMSEEMRVEINDMLRSVIKVPINPDRARLFVIFNGIKYFFPATGKAPRTETRFIMYEMVKCQHKRGNCFGRCEVNRADVTTLQDSNKLSHILSYIEVMDDEEVFFVTWDHGNAFGIFREEPHPLPQIRKPINDSQELQRFPYLRLFWERAMEVEDMEAHQFKSEPGYAFFTVQAGHDLFAVSAKKEIAESVIPLLTSDKSRNFFRIEKGRKKLVFDTSAAEPTLSEIGFQESEVTELLHNHELADAFRDWLGDRKVGVLLMMNCWMMNLHTMYAMKDRVQCLVAPQGDIANPGYNYREILSFIYYSETPVTARGLAEECIRTSENAFAKRRARILNPQNPKTIDSWKIIAVDLQTIDVQGKKVFDQQLQSLQQLVTAIIEAVSQNPTPELKYMLKYVRSVCFDFTNNRTIMVDFLNWCMSVKSADHFFLPDHSQVFGSLDSMIIELRNYILGVNGKQSLQIKATKGIAVYSFPDPLLPVAVINLPPTGYSLFFPQYAFADKPNLIDNVRSDRLLNGPLESWKEFLKKVIDKEITF, from the coding sequence ATGGATAAGAAATGGGTTATTGTATTCCTAATTTATGCAGATTTCAGGACAAAAGAGTCGTTTTCCATGAGCGAAGAAATGAGAGTGGAGATCAATGATATGCTTAGGTCTGTCATTAAGGTGCCTATAAATCCCGATAGAGCGAGGCTTTTTGTAATATTCAATGGTATTAAATACTTCTTCCCTGCAACAGGCAAGGCGCCCAGAACAGAGACCCGGTTCATTATGTATGAAATGGTAAAGTGCCAACATAAACGTGGCAATTGTTTTGGAAGATGTGAGGTCAATAGAGCGGATGTGACAACCTTGCAGGATAGCAATAAACTAAGCCATATATTAAGCTACATTGAAGTAATGGACGATGAAGAGGTCTTTTTCGTTACCTGGGATCATGGCAATGCCTTTGGCATTTTCAGGGAAGAGCCTCATCCCTTGCCTCAGATAAGAAAGCCAATTAACGATTCGCAGGAGTTGCAACGATTTCCCTACTTAAGGCTCTTTTGGGAAAGAGCGATGGAAGTGGAGGATATGGAAGCGCATCAATTCAAAAGTGAACCCGGCTATGCTTTTTTTACTGTTCAGGCTGGGCACGACCTGTTTGCCGTCTCAGCAAAAAAAGAAATAGCTGAATCTGTTATCCCTCTTCTGACCAGCGACAAATCCAGGAACTTTTTCCGGATCGAAAAGGGTAGAAAAAAGCTAGTTTTTGACACCAGTGCCGCTGAGCCCACATTGTCTGAAATAGGCTTTCAGGAATCTGAAGTCACCGAATTACTGCACAACCATGAACTGGCCGATGCTTTTCGCGACTGGCTGGGTGACCGTAAAGTAGGGGTTTTGCTGATGATGAATTGCTGGATGATGAACTTGCATACCATGTATGCTATGAAAGATCGGGTACAATGCCTGGTGGCGCCCCAGGGAGATATTGCCAATCCGGGGTATAATTACCGCGAAATTTTGAGCTTTATTTATTATTCGGAAACCCCGGTTACTGCACGCGGCCTGGCAGAAGAATGTATAAGAACTAGTGAAAATGCATTTGCTAAAAGAAGGGCAAGAATATTAAATCCTCAAAACCCAAAGACGATCGATTCCTGGAAGATCATTGCGGTTGACTTACAGACTATCGATGTACAAGGAAAGAAAGTGTTCGACCAGCAATTGCAAAGCCTCCAACAACTCGTGACGGCAATTATTGAGGCTGTCAGCCAAAACCCGACCCCTGAATTAAAATATATGCTTAAATATGTAAGGTCTGTCTGCTTTGATTTTACCAATAATAGAACCATTATGGTTGATTTCCTGAATTGGTGCATGAGCGTTAAATCAGCCGATCACTTCTTTCTGCCTGATCATTCCCAGGTTTTCGGAAGTTTGGATTCAATGATTATTGAACTCAGGAATTACATCCTGGGGGTTAACGGAAAACAATCTTTGCAAATTAAAGCTACTAAAGGTATAGCTGTATATTCCTTTCCCGATCCGCTGCTTCCTGTTGCAGTCATCAATCTACCCCCTACAGGATATAGCTTATTCTTTCCCCAATATGCCTTTGCGGATAAGCCTAACCTGATCGACAATGTAAGGTCCGATCGGTTGCTAAATGGTCCTTTAGAGAGCTGGAAAGAATTTCTGAAAAAAGTGATAGATAAAGAAATTACTTTTTAG
- a CDS encoding MFS transporter, translated as MNTVTKSIELSATASSVPTSGRKSLPAALWALTISAFGIGTTEFVIVGLLPTMAKDLHISIPSAGLLVSLYAIGVAIGAPILTALTSRVPRKQLLISLMALFVVGNGLASLAPGFVSLVIARIITGFAHGVFFSIGSTIAAALVPAEKRASAIAIMFAGLTVAIVTGVPFGTYIGQQFGWRATFIGVAVLGLIGLIASWILVPNNLANEKAASLKTQLKVITNKRLVLGFLMTALGYGGTFVAFTYLSPILQEITGLSESVVNMVLLLYGVAIAIGNIVGGKVANKHPLKALLWMFVAQAAVLLLFTFTVHYTVAGLITLFIMGALSFTNVPGLQLYIVQTAEKHLPGTEDVASAFNIASFNIGIALGAYAGGLIVASPLGLGATPWVGALFVVLAIGITWWSRRLQ; from the coding sequence ATGAACACAGTTACAAAATCTATTGAATTATCTGCTACTGCATCAAGCGTGCCAACCAGCGGCAGGAAATCACTTCCTGCCGCGTTGTGGGCATTAACGATCAGCGCCTTTGGCATTGGCACTACTGAGTTTGTGATCGTGGGTCTGTTGCCTACGATGGCCAAAGACCTTCACATTTCCATTCCTTCAGCTGGTTTGCTGGTAAGCCTGTATGCCATTGGCGTGGCTATCGGTGCACCCATACTCACTGCCCTAACCAGCCGTGTGCCCAGGAAGCAATTGTTGATCTCGCTCATGGCGTTGTTTGTTGTAGGTAACGGGTTGGCTTCGCTGGCGCCGGGCTTTGTTTCGCTGGTGATAGCGCGCATCATTACGGGATTTGCGCATGGGGTATTCTTTTCCATCGGCTCTACCATTGCTGCAGCCTTGGTACCGGCTGAAAAGAGAGCATCGGCCATCGCTATTATGTTTGCCGGCCTCACGGTAGCCATTGTAACGGGCGTACCCTTTGGTACCTACATCGGGCAACAATTTGGCTGGCGGGCTACTTTTATTGGCGTGGCGGTGTTGGGCTTGATTGGTCTGATAGCCAGTTGGATATTGGTACCCAACAACCTTGCCAATGAAAAAGCAGCGTCGCTGAAAACACAACTGAAGGTGATCACCAATAAACGTCTGGTGCTTGGCTTTCTAATGACGGCATTAGGTTACGGCGGTACTTTTGTGGCTTTTACCTACCTCTCTCCTATCCTGCAGGAGATAACGGGCCTGTCAGAATCGGTGGTGAACATGGTATTGCTGTTGTATGGTGTGGCTATCGCCATTGGAAATATTGTTGGCGGTAAGGTAGCCAACAAGCATCCGCTGAAAGCATTGCTGTGGATGTTTGTGGCACAGGCTGCGGTACTGCTGTTGTTTACCTTTACAGTACATTACACAGTTGCAGGTTTGATCACCTTGTTTATCATGGGCGCACTTTCTTTCACCAATGTGCCGGGTCTGCAATTATACATTGTGCAAACAGCCGAAAAGCATTTACCAGGTACGGAGGATGTAGCCTCGGCCTTTAATATTGCTTCCTTTAATATCGGCATTGCTTTGGGTGCTTATGCTGGTGGGTTGATCGTAGCATCGCCCCTGGGATTGGGTGCTACTCCCTGGGTAGGCGCCTTGTTTGTGGTGCTGGCTATTGGCATAACCTGGTGGAGCCGCCGGCTGCAATAA